In one window of Microbispora sp. ZYX-F-249 DNA:
- a CDS encoding sensor histidine kinase, giving the protein MLLAIAVTATLVAALIDLRVPQAHRAVLELQPGAVDATAGVALAAAGMVVLRRYPRHTLGRLMSAFGAWWALDGVASSWLAYATTHHPALPGASAAFVVYQRLGAGLVLLLPLVLLLFPDGKLPSGWWRGASLLSLGLTSLLPLALLAAPSAIAQATSESSPLPAPLRALNLEALYLPLPDAVWTGVLLVAQLSLPLSLVTPFVVVVRRYRAVTGIDRARMRWLLWAAVVDLLVMLTFRLLPNWFGAAGLTIAVILTAGSVAIGIVRPDLVDVDRLLGGTLVYGLLLALTFVLDLLVLGGAGRLLGPRLNEGERLVIAVFAVAILYAQLRHRLWRLVRRWVIGDRDDPYHVMSGLAERLERTDDSEAQLVTLARTVAQAFRTPYVGVEITQVSGEVLLVEDGERPAETQALPITYRGERIGRLLLPRRAARRRLTAGDERLLADLIRQAAAAARAVRLAEELQRSREGIVSAVEDERRRLRRELHDGLGPTLAAVASRIDTARITARRSSEDADRILGTARQELTGMLAEVRRLVHGLRPPALDDVGLVGAIRQQAERLRAPGLTVRVEERGDLAGLPAAVEVAAYRIASEAITNVVRHAKAGECVVSLIRDVDEGHLDVVVVDDGVGLPPETVAGVGLVSLRERAAELGGSCTVTAVEPAGTRVRARLPVTSSGRTPVLTSTGKVENDR; this is encoded by the coding sequence GTGCTCCTCGCGATCGCCGTGACCGCCACACTGGTGGCGGCGCTGATCGACCTGCGGGTGCCGCAGGCCCACCGCGCCGTGCTCGAACTGCAGCCGGGCGCGGTCGACGCGACAGCGGGTGTCGCACTCGCCGCGGCCGGCATGGTGGTGCTCCGCCGCTACCCGCGCCACACCCTCGGCCGCCTGATGTCGGCCTTCGGCGCCTGGTGGGCGCTGGACGGGGTGGCGTCGTCGTGGCTCGCGTACGCCACCACGCACCACCCCGCGCTCCCGGGGGCGTCCGCGGCCTTCGTCGTCTACCAGCGGCTCGGAGCGGGCCTGGTGCTGCTGCTCCCCCTGGTGCTGCTGCTGTTCCCGGACGGGAAGCTGCCCTCCGGGTGGTGGCGCGGCGCCTCGCTGCTCAGTCTCGGGCTGACGAGCCTGCTCCCGCTGGCCCTGCTCGCGGCGCCGTCCGCCATCGCCCAGGCCACCTCGGAGTCCTCCCCGCTGCCCGCGCCGCTGCGCGCGCTGAACCTCGAGGCGCTCTACCTCCCGCTGCCGGACGCCGTCTGGACCGGGGTGCTGCTGGTGGCTCAGCTGAGCCTCCCGCTGAGCCTGGTCACCCCGTTCGTCGTGGTGGTGCGGCGCTACCGCGCGGTCACCGGCATCGACCGTGCCCGGATGCGCTGGCTGCTGTGGGCGGCCGTGGTCGACCTCCTGGTCATGCTGACGTTCCGGCTGCTGCCCAACTGGTTCGGCGCCGCCGGCCTGACCATCGCCGTGATCCTCACGGCCGGGTCGGTCGCGATCGGGATCGTGCGCCCGGACCTCGTCGACGTGGACCGGCTGCTCGGCGGGACGCTGGTGTACGGCCTCCTGCTCGCCCTGACGTTCGTCCTCGACCTGCTGGTCCTCGGCGGTGCGGGCCGGCTGCTCGGGCCGCGCCTCAACGAGGGGGAGCGCCTGGTCATCGCCGTCTTCGCGGTCGCCATCCTGTACGCCCAGCTCCGGCACCGGCTCTGGCGCCTGGTGCGGCGCTGGGTCATCGGGGATCGGGACGACCCCTACCACGTGATGTCCGGGCTCGCCGAGCGGCTGGAGCGGACCGACGACTCGGAGGCGCAGCTCGTCACGCTGGCCCGTACGGTGGCCCAGGCCTTCCGCACGCCCTACGTGGGCGTGGAGATCACCCAGGTCAGCGGCGAAGTGCTGCTCGTGGAGGACGGCGAGCGTCCCGCCGAGACGCAGGCGCTTCCCATCACCTACCGGGGTGAGCGCATCGGGCGGCTGCTGCTGCCGCGCCGGGCCGCCCGCCGCCGGCTCACCGCCGGTGACGAACGGCTGCTGGCCGACCTGATCCGCCAGGCCGCCGCGGCGGCCCGTGCCGTACGCCTCGCGGAGGAGCTGCAGCGCAGCCGGGAGGGCATCGTCTCCGCCGTCGAGGACGAGCGGCGCCGCCTGCGCCGCGAGCTCCACGACGGCCTCGGCCCCACTCTCGCGGCGGTCGCGTCCCGGATCGACACGGCCCGGATCACCGCCCGCCGGTCGAGCGAGGACGCCGACCGGATCCTCGGCACGGCCCGTCAGGAGCTGACCGGGATGCTCGCCGAGGTACGGCGGCTGGTGCACGGCCTGCGCCCGCCCGCGCTCGACGACGTCGGCCTGGTCGGCGCGATCCGCCAGCAGGCGGAGCGGCTGCGCGCCCCGGGCCTGACCGTCCGGGTCGAGGAGCGGGGCGACCTCGCCGGTCTGCCGGCCGCCGTGGAGGTGGCGGCCTACCGGATCGCGTCGGAGGCGATCACCAACGTGGTGCGGCACGCGAAGGCCGGCGAGTGCGTGGTGTCGCTGATCCGCGACGTCGACGAGGGGCACCTCGACGTGGTGGTCGTCGACGACGGAGTCGGCCTCCCCCCGGAGACGGTGGCCGGCGTGGGACTGGTGTCGTTGCGCGAACGGGCCGCCGAACTCGGCGGGTCGTGCACGGTCACCGCCGTGGAGCCCGCAGGCACGCGGGTGCGGGCGCGCCTGCCCGTCACGTCGTCCGGGCGGACGCCCGTGCTCACGTCTACCGGAAAGGTGGAGAATGACCGCTAA
- a CDS encoding MaoC family dehydratase: MRIFTNLAELKAAKGEHLGYSDWREISQERVDLFADATDDHQWIHVDPERAKDGPFGGTIGHGYLTLSLLPTLVSELYQVGGLRMAINYGLNKVRFPRPVPVGSRVRAGAEIADVKGTPSGTLVNLRVTIEVEGVDRPACIADTLTLFVPQE; encoded by the coding sequence ATGCGGATCTTCACGAATCTCGCCGAACTCAAGGCGGCCAAGGGCGAACATCTCGGGTACAGCGACTGGCGGGAGATCAGTCAGGAGAGAGTGGATCTCTTCGCCGACGCGACGGACGACCACCAGTGGATCCACGTGGACCCGGAACGGGCGAAGGACGGCCCGTTCGGCGGCACCATCGGGCACGGGTACCTCACGCTTTCGCTGCTGCCGACGCTGGTGAGCGAGTTGTATCAGGTCGGCGGCCTGCGCATGGCCATCAACTACGGGCTCAACAAGGTGCGCTTCCCCCGGCCGGTTCCCGTCGGGTCCCGCGTACGGGCCGGGGCCGAGATCGCCGACGTCAAGGGAACCCCGTCGGGCACCCTCGTGAACCTGCGCGTCACGATCGAGGTCGAGGGGGTCGACAGGCCGGCCTGCATCGCCGACACGCTCACGCTCTTCGTTCCGCAGGAGTGA
- a CDS encoding DUF4142 domain-containing protein yields MLRWLIVLVAAVVAALSGVTAGYAAPPDVSDKDKAFLVAAHQDNLTEIQGGQTAERQAAKQSVKDAGRKLVQDHTSLDAQLKRVAEKLDVNLPSRPSEEQQAELRRLAAKSGAAFDRAWIDAQVKDHRKTLLALDEQVSSGSSEEVKNLARAAKPVVQEHLDLVESIQSGE; encoded by the coding sequence ATGCTGAGATGGCTCATCGTCCTGGTCGCGGCCGTGGTCGCGGCACTGTCAGGGGTCACGGCAGGCTACGCGGCGCCGCCGGATGTCAGCGACAAGGACAAGGCGTTCCTGGTCGCCGCGCATCAGGACAACCTCACGGAGATCCAGGGCGGGCAGACCGCCGAGCGGCAGGCCGCCAAGCAGTCGGTCAAGGACGCCGGCAGGAAGCTGGTGCAGGACCACACCTCCCTCGACGCCCAGCTCAAGCGGGTGGCCGAGAAGCTGGATGTGAACCTGCCGAGCCGGCCGAGCGAGGAGCAGCAGGCCGAACTGCGCCGGCTCGCGGCCAAGAGCGGTGCCGCGTTCGACCGTGCCTGGATCGACGCACAGGTCAAGGACCACCGCAAGACCCTGCTCGCCCTGGATGAGCAGGTGTCGAGCGGATCCTCGGAGGAAGTGAAGAATTTGGCCCGGGCCGCCAAGCCGGTGGTCCAGGAGCACCTCGACCTGGTCGAGAGCATCCAGAGCGGCGAGTGA
- a CDS encoding ribonuclease domain-containing protein, with product MQTPRRFRPSRAGRLTVVIAAIVALTAVTGAVPAHASVYGSCSISRCADARSANAIWAGKGYPTSSGWYSWPDGKYNYTGGRFYNREGQLPGGATYYEYDVYSRARGASRDAYRIVVDRGTGVTWFSPNHYTDFYRL from the coding sequence GTGCAGACTCCGCGACGCTTCCGGCCGTCCCGGGCGGGACGGCTCACCGTCGTGATCGCCGCCATCGTGGCCCTCACCGCAGTGACCGGCGCCGTCCCCGCCCACGCCTCGGTCTACGGCTCCTGCTCGATCTCCCGCTGCGCCGACGCCCGCTCGGCGAACGCGATCTGGGCCGGGAAGGGGTATCCCACCAGCAGCGGCTGGTACTCCTGGCCCGACGGCAAGTACAACTACACCGGCGGGCGCTTCTACAACCGGGAGGGCCAGCTTCCCGGCGGCGCCACCTACTACGAGTACGACGTCTACTCCAGGGCGCGTGGCGCCTCGCGTGACGCGTACCGGATCGTCGTCGACCGCGGCACGGGCGTGACCTGGTTCTCGCCCAACCACTACACCGACTTCTACCGGCTCTAG
- a CDS encoding YbhB/YbcL family Raf kinase inhibitor-like protein, translating to MTANDPFARLPEAASFTVTSTTVADGAPWPPAQFSSGIPGGKDISPQLSWSGAPEGTRSYAVTVYDPDAPTGSGFWHWAVADIPASVTELPEGAGDDSGSGLPEGAFQLPNDARVARFIGAAPPAGHGPHRYFVVVHALDVESIGVPADATPALLGFTMAGHTLGRAVLIATAETPA from the coding sequence ATGACCGCCAACGACCCCTTCGCCCGCCTCCCCGAGGCGGCGTCCTTCACCGTGACCAGCACCACCGTCGCCGACGGCGCCCCCTGGCCGCCCGCGCAGTTCTCCTCCGGCATCCCCGGCGGGAAGGACATCTCCCCGCAGCTGTCCTGGAGCGGCGCCCCGGAAGGCACCAGGAGCTACGCCGTCACCGTCTACGACCCCGACGCCCCCACCGGGTCCGGGTTCTGGCACTGGGCGGTCGCCGACATCCCCGCCTCCGTCACCGAACTTCCCGAGGGCGCCGGCGACGACAGCGGCTCAGGCCTTCCCGAGGGCGCCTTCCAGCTGCCCAACGACGCCCGTGTGGCCCGCTTCATCGGCGCCGCCCCACCGGCCGGGCACGGCCCGCACCGCTATTTCGTCGTGGTGCACGCCCTCGATGTCGAGTCCATCGGCGTCCCGGCCGACGCCACCCCGGCCCTCCTCGGCTTCACCATGGCCGGCCACACCCTCGGCCGCGCGGTCCTGATCGCGACCGCCGAGACCCCCGCCTGA
- a CDS encoding response regulator transcription factor translates to MTAKRPVRVLVVDDHPVFREGFAALLSSIDEVEVAGTAATGVEALRQAAERDPDVVVMDVQMPDMDGIEATRRILEKHPEIGIVVLTMSEEDGTIFDALRAGARGYLLKGAEPDEVVRAITTVAGGGVVFGAVLASRIAGFLAPRPQAGAVSPFPALTAREHEVLDLVAAGLSNGQIAARLFLSQKTVRNHVHAVLTKLQAADRAEAIIRARDAGLGR, encoded by the coding sequence ATGACCGCTAAGCGGCCGGTGAGGGTCCTCGTGGTGGACGACCACCCGGTGTTCCGCGAAGGCTTCGCGGCACTGCTGAGCAGCATCGACGAGGTCGAGGTCGCGGGAACGGCCGCGACCGGCGTCGAGGCTCTGCGGCAGGCCGCCGAGCGGGATCCCGACGTCGTGGTCATGGACGTGCAGATGCCGGACATGGACGGCATCGAGGCCACCCGTCGCATTCTCGAGAAGCACCCGGAGATCGGCATCGTGGTGCTCACGATGTCCGAGGAGGACGGCACCATCTTCGACGCGCTCCGTGCCGGCGCCCGCGGCTACCTGCTCAAGGGCGCCGAGCCGGACGAAGTCGTCCGCGCGATCACCACGGTGGCCGGCGGCGGCGTCGTGTTCGGCGCGGTCCTGGCCTCGCGCATCGCCGGTTTCCTCGCCCCGAGGCCGCAGGCCGGTGCCGTCTCGCCGTTCCCGGCCCTGACCGCCCGGGAACACGAGGTGCTCGACCTGGTGGCCGCCGGCCTGTCGAACGGCCAGATCGCCGCGCGGCTCTTCCTGTCCCAGAAGACCGTGCGCAACCACGTGCACGCGGTGCTCACCAAACTCCAGGCCGCCGACCGGGCGGAGGCGATCATCCGCGCCCGCGACGCCGGCCTCGGCCGGTGA
- a CDS encoding barstar family protein: MASAARPLPPWLTVTTAPAPAVVEGRACRTRAAFFEEVARVLCLPAYFGRNWDALTDSLRDIGPTRLVVRHAEELLDAEPPGQFATLLAVLAGAAESGLTLTLHAGPGHEPLLRRRVIEALS; the protein is encoded by the coding sequence ATGGCCTCCGCCGCACGCCCGCTGCCTCCGTGGCTCACGGTGACCACCGCCCCGGCCCCGGCGGTCGTCGAGGGACGGGCCTGCCGGACCCGTGCCGCCTTCTTCGAGGAGGTGGCACGGGTTCTGTGCCTCCCCGCCTACTTCGGCCGCAACTGGGACGCCCTCACCGACTCCCTGCGCGACATCGGGCCGACCCGTCTGGTCGTGAGACACGCCGAGGAACTGCTCGACGCCGAGCCTCCCGGGCAGTTCGCCACGCTGCTGGCCGTCCTGGCCGGCGCCGCCGAGTCCGGGCTGACCCTGACGCTCCACGCCGGCCCCGGCCACGAGCCCCTGCTGCGCAGGCGGGTGATCGAGGCCCTGTCCTGA
- a CDS encoding helix-turn-helix domain-containing protein: MTTDETSLGSTIRAWRDRLSPAAVGLPAGRVRRAAGLRREELADLAGVSVDYVVRLEQGRATTPSAQVAAALARALQLSRAERDHLYRLAGLQPPRDGVISDHIPPGMQRLLTRLGDAPVAVFAADWRLLWWNRGWAALLGDPSVVPPEERNLVRSRFPAASDRTRLAAWPVVSENADATDRAIVADLRRASGRYPEDTRLSELIRRTLAGNARFAELWHSGAVGGHAEDRKTIRHPAVGDVTVDCDVLCDSDTDLKIVVYTAVPGSEDETKLDLVRVTGVAAPAR, encoded by the coding sequence ATGACCACAGACGAGACGAGCCTGGGCTCGACGATCCGCGCGTGGCGCGACCGGCTCTCCCCCGCGGCGGTCGGCCTGCCCGCAGGCCGCGTACGCCGTGCGGCCGGGCTGCGCCGCGAGGAGCTCGCCGACCTCGCGGGCGTCTCGGTGGACTACGTCGTCCGGCTGGAGCAGGGCCGGGCCACCACGCCGTCGGCGCAGGTCGCCGCCGCGCTGGCACGGGCGCTCCAGCTCAGCCGGGCCGAGCGCGACCACCTCTACCGCCTCGCCGGGCTGCAACCGCCCCGGGACGGCGTGATCAGCGACCACATCCCGCCCGGAATGCAGCGGCTGCTCACCCGGCTCGGGGACGCGCCGGTCGCCGTGTTCGCCGCGGACTGGCGGCTGCTGTGGTGGAACCGCGGCTGGGCGGCGCTCCTCGGCGACCCCTCCGTGGTCCCGCCGGAGGAGCGGAACCTGGTGCGTTCGCGCTTCCCCGCGGCGTCCGATCGCACGCGCCTGGCGGCCTGGCCCGTCGTCTCCGAGAACGCGGACGCGACCGACCGGGCGATCGTCGCCGACCTGCGGCGCGCGTCCGGCCGCTACCCGGAGGACACGCGCCTGAGCGAGCTGATCCGCCGGACGCTGGCCGGGAACGCCCGCTTCGCCGAGCTGTGGCACTCCGGCGCCGTGGGCGGCCACGCGGAGGATCGCAAGACGATCCGGCATCCGGCGGTGGGGGACGTCACGGTCGACTGCGACGTGCTCTGCGACTCCGACACCGATCTGAAGATCGTCGTCTACACGGCCGTACCAGGCAGCGAGGACGAGACCAAGCTCGATCTCGTCCGGGTCACGGGTGTCGCGGCCCCGGCTCGCTGA
- a CDS encoding SDR family NAD(P)-dependent oxidoreductase, whose translation MTITFITGANKGLGFETARRLIDLGHTVVIGARDPERGQTAADKLGARFVRIDVADDASVAAAAADVAAHEGRVDVLINNAGIIGPRVPAEELIADHALEVYQTNVVGVIRVTSAFLPLLRRSEHPAIVNVSSGTGSFALTHDPARVESTVVGPLYTSSKSAVTMLTTQYAKALPGIRVNAADPGYTATDLNGHSGTQTVTEGTDAIVALATEGPDGGTGRFVDRFGPVPW comes from the coding sequence ATGACGATCACCTTCATCACCGGGGCCAACAAGGGCCTCGGCTTCGAGACCGCCCGCCGCCTCATCGACCTCGGCCACACCGTCGTCATCGGCGCACGGGACCCCGAGCGCGGGCAGACGGCGGCCGACAAGCTCGGCGCGCGCTTCGTGCGGATCGACGTGGCGGACGACGCGTCCGTCGCCGCCGCGGCGGCCGACGTCGCCGCGCACGAGGGCCGCGTCGACGTCCTGATCAACAACGCGGGAATCATCGGCCCGCGCGTGCCCGCCGAGGAGCTGATCGCGGACCACGCCCTCGAGGTCTACCAGACGAACGTCGTGGGCGTCATCCGCGTGACGAGCGCCTTCCTGCCGCTCCTGCGGCGGTCGGAGCACCCGGCGATCGTCAACGTCAGCAGCGGCACGGGCTCGTTCGCGCTGACCCACGACCCGGCCCGCGTGGAGTCCACGGTGGTGGGGCCGCTCTACACGTCCTCGAAGTCCGCGGTGACCATGCTCACCACGCAGTACGCGAAGGCGCTGCCCGGCATCCGGGTCAACGCCGCCGACCCCGGCTACACCGCGACCGACCTCAACGGGCACAGTGGCACCCAGACCGTGACGGAGGGGACCGACGCGATCGTGGCGCTCGCGACCGAGGGACCGGACGGCGGGACGGGCCGGTTCGTCGACCGCTTCGGCCCCGTGCCCTGGTGA
- a CDS encoding glycoside hydrolase family 16 protein, with translation MSEALDATCAPDPVTKAGYVLEFEDTFEGGVLDESRWIPRYLPQWTTHAASAARYRVGDGCLRLLIEEDQPPWSPETEGRMRVSSLQTGVFSGPVGSGVGQHGRGRAVVREAQEEARLYTPHHGLIEMRARATGDPRAMVALWMIGFEDAPERSAEICVCEIFGRDVRPDAAKVGMGVHPFGDPAITDDFAAEVLPIDAREFHVYAAEWTPDRVTFLVDGRHVRTIRQSPDYPMQLMLGIYEFPGAEGPDRVGPYPKEFVVDYVRGYRPVTR, from the coding sequence ATGAGCGAAGCCCTGGACGCGACGTGTGCGCCGGACCCGGTGACGAAGGCCGGCTATGTGCTGGAGTTCGAGGACACCTTCGAGGGCGGCGTGCTCGACGAGAGCCGCTGGATCCCGCGTTACCTGCCTCAATGGACCACGCATGCGGCCTCGGCGGCCCGATACCGGGTGGGCGACGGCTGCCTGCGCCTGTTGATCGAGGAGGACCAGCCGCCGTGGTCACCGGAGACCGAGGGCCGGATGCGCGTGTCCTCACTGCAGACGGGCGTGTTCTCCGGGCCCGTGGGCAGCGGCGTCGGCCAGCACGGGCGCGGCCGGGCCGTCGTCCGCGAAGCGCAGGAGGAGGCCCGGCTCTACACCCCTCACCACGGCCTGATCGAGATGCGCGCCAGGGCCACCGGCGATCCACGCGCCATGGTCGCGCTGTGGATGATCGGCTTCGAGGACGCGCCCGAGCGGTCCGCGGAGATCTGCGTCTGTGAGATCTTCGGACGTGACGTACGGCCGGACGCGGCGAAGGTCGGCATGGGCGTCCACCCGTTCGGCGACCCCGCGATCACCGACGACTTCGCCGCCGAGGTCCTCCCCATCGACGCGCGGGAGTTCCACGTGTACGCGGCCGAGTGGACCCCGGACCGGGTGACGTTCCTCGTGGACGGCCGGCACGTCAGGACCATCCGGCAGTCCCCGGACTATCCGATGCAGCTCATGCTCGGGATCTACGAGTTTCCCGGCGCCGAGGGGCCGGACCGGGTGGGGCCGTACCCCAAGGAGTTCGTGGTCGACTACGTGCGGGGCTACCGGCCCGTGACACGCTGA
- a CDS encoding GntR family transcriptional regulator has translation MTRTAHPSNSPGTQMLSEQVYAHLRDAIMRGDYAPGDALKPQDIAKDQGVSLAVVREALVRVVGEGLADRLPNRGFAVPSFSDRRWQEVAEARRAIEPVVLRMSIERGDVDWEARVRAAHHRLARTPAFVPEEGEYYASAWSEAHRVFHRTLLEGCGNPVLLETFDRLWTASELARRFSSHRDPGRDHVGEHRRLEEAALARDAGTAAEVLSRHLTLTAAALAGRTPQAKEA, from the coding sequence ATGACCCGCACGGCCCACCCCTCGAACTCGCCCGGCACGCAGATGCTCTCCGAGCAGGTCTACGCGCACCTGCGAGACGCGATCATGCGCGGGGACTACGCCCCCGGTGACGCCCTCAAACCGCAGGACATCGCCAAGGACCAGGGCGTGAGCCTGGCCGTCGTGCGCGAGGCGCTGGTGCGGGTGGTCGGCGAGGGCCTCGCCGACCGGCTGCCCAACCGCGGCTTCGCCGTCCCGTCCTTCTCCGACCGCCGCTGGCAGGAGGTCGCCGAGGCCCGCCGGGCCATCGAACCGGTCGTGCTGCGCATGTCCATCGAGCGCGGCGACGTCGACTGGGAGGCCCGCGTACGAGCCGCTCATCACCGGCTGGCCCGCACCCCGGCGTTCGTGCCCGAGGAGGGCGAGTACTACGCCAGTGCGTGGTCCGAGGCCCACCGGGTCTTCCACCGCACCCTGCTGGAGGGCTGTGGGAACCCCGTACTGCTGGAGACCTTCGACCGGTTGTGGACCGCGAGCGAGCTCGCTCGCCGCTTCTCGTCGCACCGCGACCCCGGCCGGGATCACGTCGGCGAGCATCGCCGGCTGGAGGAGGCGGCGCTGGCCCGCGACGCCGGCACCGCGGCCGAGGTGCTGTCCCGGCACCTCACCCTGACCGCGGCCGCACTGGCCGGCCGTACCCCCCAGGCGAAGGAAGCCTGA
- a CDS encoding SDR family NAD(P)-dependent oxidoreductase — translation MGSSYVVTGGGRGVGRALVERLLGDENSVVVIEFDPAALAWTRTHPAGSRVIAVTGDAADETVAERAADLAQAAGPLAGWVNNAAVFRAATLDLPSAREVLDLVGANFAPAVVGCTTAIRRFLSAGTGGAIVNVSSHQARRPVRGSLPYATAKAAVEGLTRALAVDYGPRGIRVNTVALGSIATERYEAFLHGQEPAEAARIEREMGLLHPAGRVGRPEEVAAAVAYLLSGEASFVNGATVPVDGGRSILGRDPEEA, via the coding sequence ATGGGCTCTTCGTACGTTGTCACCGGAGGCGGTCGCGGTGTCGGACGTGCGCTCGTCGAACGACTCCTCGGCGACGAGAACAGCGTCGTCGTCATCGAATTCGACCCGGCGGCGCTGGCGTGGACCCGTACCCATCCGGCCGGCTCCCGGGTCATCGCGGTGACCGGCGACGCCGCCGACGAGACCGTGGCGGAACGGGCCGCCGACCTGGCCCAGGCCGCGGGCCCGCTGGCCGGTTGGGTCAACAACGCGGCCGTGTTCCGGGCGGCCACGCTGGACCTCCCCTCGGCGCGGGAGGTCCTCGACCTCGTCGGGGCGAACTTCGCCCCGGCGGTCGTGGGATGCACGACCGCGATCCGCCGGTTCCTGAGCGCCGGCACGGGCGGGGCGATCGTCAACGTCTCCTCCCACCAGGCGCGGCGGCCGGTGCGCGGCTCCTTGCCGTACGCGACGGCCAAAGCCGCCGTCGAAGGACTCACCCGGGCACTCGCCGTCGACTACGGCCCGCGTGGCATCCGGGTCAACACCGTCGCCCTCGGCTCGATCGCCACCGAGCGCTATGAGGCGTTCCTGCACGGCCAGGAGCCCGCGGAGGCCGCACGGATCGAGCGCGAGATGGGCCTGTTGCACCCGGCCGGCCGGGTGGGCCGCCCGGAGGAGGTGGCCGCCGCCGTCGCCTACCTGCTGTCCGGCGAGGCGAGCTTCGTCAACGGCGCGACCGTGCCGGTCGACGGAGGCCGGTCGATCCTCGGACGCGACCCCGAAGAGGCCTGA